A single Carnobacterium alterfunditum DSM 5972 DNA region contains:
- a CDS encoding LysM peptidoglycan-binding domain-containing protein, whose amino-acid sequence MRLKIGLASLLLTLMLLFSLTFALPVTAASSQYITKGNTTSKMVAFTFDDGSDGKNTTKILQILSANKIKATFFITGKAAENHPQLIKNIADQGHQFGNHSYSHPDFTKISAAQIKTELDKGEAVIKNISGKTTKPYFRAPFGSMNAASLLAVGNLGYTKTIGWTIDTVDWKGVSSSEITNKVVNNATPGMIVLMHTGEGATGTPGALQNMINQLKAKGYTFVTISQMLSTGTQTATSGQHIVKSGETLTKIASLYGVTVQQLATANKLTNINVIRVGQILIIPTTNYTVKAGDTLTKIANAYNVTVQQLVAANNLTNPNILKIGQTIKIPAKTGTIVPQPVPTTINYTVKAGDTLYSIAKRYGVTVQSIVTANKLASANVIMVGQILKIPASTGTIVPKPVPTTVNYTVKAGDTLYSIAKRYGVTVQSIVTINKLASANVIKIGQVLKIPTV is encoded by the coding sequence ATGCGTTTAAAAATTGGATTGGCTAGTCTTCTACTGACACTAATGCTCTTATTCAGTTTAACTTTCGCTTTACCGGTCACTGCTGCCAGCTCTCAATATATAACTAAAGGGAATACAACATCTAAAATGGTCGCTTTTACGTTTGATGATGGTTCAGATGGCAAAAATACTACTAAAATTTTACAGATTTTAAGCGCAAATAAAATCAAAGCTACTTTTTTCATTACTGGTAAAGCAGCAGAAAATCATCCGCAATTGATCAAAAATATTGCTGACCAAGGGCATCAATTTGGCAATCACTCATACTCTCATCCTGACTTTACTAAAATAAGTGCAGCTCAGATCAAAACGGAATTAGATAAAGGGGAAGCTGTTATTAAAAATATTAGTGGAAAGACTACTAAACCCTATTTTCGTGCACCTTTTGGCTCAATGAATGCCGCTTCATTGTTAGCGGTTGGTAATTTGGGCTATACAAAAACGATTGGCTGGACGATTGATACAGTCGATTGGAAAGGGGTCTCTTCTAGTGAGATCACGAATAAAGTTGTAAATAATGCAACTCCAGGAATGATTGTTTTGATGCATACAGGAGAAGGTGCTACAGGTACCCCAGGAGCACTCCAAAATATGATCAACCAATTGAAGGCTAAAGGATACACCTTTGTTACGATCAGCCAAATGCTGTCTACTGGCACGCAAACAGCTACTAGTGGCCAACACATTGTCAAATCAGGTGAGACTTTAACTAAGATCGCCAGTCTTTATGGAGTGACTGTTCAACAATTGGCAACAGCTAATAAGTTAACCAATATAAACGTGATTCGTGTCGGCCAAATTCTTATCATTCCGACTACTAACTATACCGTTAAAGCAGGTGATACCTTAACCAAAATTGCTAATGCATATAATGTAACCGTTCAACAGTTAGTGGCTGCCAATAACTTGACCAATCCTAATATACTGAAAATAGGCCAAACGATAAAAATTCCTGCTAAAACTGGTACGATTGTTCCACAACCGGTACCAACGACAATCAATTACACCGTTAAGGCTGGAGATACTCTTTACAGCATTGCTAAAAGATATGGCGTGACTGTTCAATCGATCGTCACAGCAAACAAATTAGCCAGTGCGAATGTAATAATGGTCGGTCAAATCCTGAAAATCCCTGCTAGTACCGGTACGATCGTTCCAAAACCGGTACCAACAACAGTCAATTATACCGTTAAGGCTGGAGATACTCTTTACAGCATTGCTAAAAGATACGGCGTGACTGTTCAATCGATCGTCACTATAAATAAATTGGCTAGTGCGAATGTAATAAAGATTGGTCAAGTCTTAAAAATACCCACAGTCTAA
- a CDS encoding ISL3 family transposase has protein sequence MSHNNCIRTALDLKDKNIFFDEKFCEEKRIKGFRSKVFYATLTYKPTHCECCGMKNHAYSIVKNGYLTSRVKWVSSTHYATSIRLKKQRFLCRACGVTFVARSPEIEEGCFIAKRVKQSIAVELADTISIKDLSKRHFVSPTTVDRVLKQLNQSVKNTFKSLPQHLSFDEFQSVKNVEGKMSFIYSNADTHEPIDILPTRLLLALRRHFLRYPYKTRMNVKTIVVDMNAAYFTLVKDLFPNAKVIIDRFHIVQLISRSLNQTRVQTMKQFHTSNSEDLKNYRKFKRYWQLLLKDSDDLNFKDYRYQRLFKKPLPNTEIIDYLLTLDETLKATYDLYQNLLYYSKKNDYKGFKNLVLKASPKELSPFMQTALKTLRKHLPRIKHTFMYPYSNGALEGSINKIKVIKRVAYGYRNFQNFRCRILISFKAKKSSARRFSHAA, from the coding sequence ATGTCTCATAATAATTGTATCCGAACTGCACTTGATTTAAAAGATAAAAATATCTTTTTTGATGAAAAATTTTGCGAGGAGAAACGAATCAAAGGGTTCAGATCAAAAGTTTTCTATGCCACTTTAACGTACAAACCCACTCACTGTGAGTGTTGTGGGATGAAGAACCACGCCTACTCTATTGTAAAGAATGGGTATTTAACCTCTAGGGTTAAATGGGTCAGTTCGACTCATTATGCAACGTCTATTCGATTAAAGAAGCAGCGGTTTCTTTGTAGAGCATGCGGTGTTACCTTTGTTGCACGTTCTCCTGAAATTGAAGAAGGTTGCTTCATCGCTAAACGGGTCAAACAGTCTATCGCGGTTGAATTAGCCGACACTATTTCTATAAAAGACCTGTCTAAACGGCATTTTGTTTCTCCTACCACTGTAGACAGAGTCTTGAAACAACTCAATCAGTCTGTTAAAAATACCTTCAAATCCTTGCCGCAACACCTCTCTTTCGATGAATTTCAATCCGTTAAAAACGTCGAAGGAAAAATGAGCTTTATTTATTCGAATGCAGACACACATGAACCAATCGATATCTTGCCAACTCGGCTGCTACTAGCTTTACGCCGTCACTTTCTTCGCTATCCCTATAAGACGAGGATGAACGTAAAAACGATTGTCGTAGACATGAACGCGGCCTACTTTACATTAGTTAAAGATCTCTTTCCTAATGCTAAAGTGATCATTGACCGTTTCCATATCGTTCAGTTGATATCACGCTCGTTGAATCAAACCAGAGTTCAAACAATGAAACAATTCCATACCTCTAATTCAGAAGATTTAAAGAATTACAGAAAATTTAAAAGGTACTGGCAACTCCTGTTAAAGGATTCAGACGACTTAAATTTTAAGGATTACCGCTATCAACGACTCTTTAAAAAACCTTTACCGAATACAGAAATCATCGACTACCTACTTACGCTCGACGAGACTCTTAAAGCGACGTATGATTTGTATCAAAATCTTCTTTATTATTCTAAAAAAAATGACTATAAAGGGTTTAAAAACCTTGTACTTAAGGCTTCTCCTAAAGAGTTATCTCCTTTTATGCAGACTGCCCTTAAAACCCTGCGTAAACACTTGCCTAGGATAAAACATACTTTTATGTATCCCTATTCTAACGGTGCTTTAGAAGGGTCAATCAATAAAATAAAAGTCATCAAACGGGTTGCTTATGGTTATCGGAATTTTCAGAACTTTAGATGTCGTATTTTGATTAGTTTTAAAGCAAAAAAAAGCAGCGCGAGAAGATTCTCTCACGCTGCTTAA
- the rbfA gene encoding 30S ribosome-binding factor RbfA — translation MANHRIGRVSQEIQKEVNDILQKRVKDPRVANVNITDVRVTGDLQQATIFYSILSDKASDRERTQLGLDKASGLVRSELGKRLTLYKTPEISFERDASVEYGSHIDELLRNLNKD, via the coding sequence ATGGCAAATCATAGAATTGGCCGTGTTTCACAAGAAATTCAAAAAGAAGTAAATGATATCTTGCAGAAACGCGTGAAAGATCCCCGAGTTGCTAATGTAAATATAACCGATGTACGTGTAACCGGTGATCTTCAACAAGCAACTATTTTCTATAGTATTTTATCTGACAAAGCTAGTGATCGTGAAAGAACACAATTAGGCTTAGATAAGGCTTCTGGATTAGTTAGAAGTGAATTAGGCAAACGTTTGACACTCTACAAAACACCAGAAATAAGTTTTGAGCGAGATGCATCTGTTGAATATGGAAGTCATATCGATGAATTATTGCGTAATTTAAATAAAGACTAA